Proteins from a genomic interval of Schaalia odontolytica:
- a CDS encoding hotdog fold thioesterase → MTHLDQTTHAHGASPDPLAHGGWVGAHWPGTLMEATGMEVLEHTAARTVISMPIDGNRQSAGILHGGASAALAETAASFAAQIHARETNPGKPAFAVGTELNASHIGVGREGTVTATATAVHLGRSSTVHTVEIRDEADRLISVARVTNRILVRPRHK, encoded by the coding sequence TCCTCTCGCTCACGGCGGGTGGGTGGGGGCCCACTGGCCGGGCACCCTCATGGAGGCCACCGGCATGGAAGTGCTTGAACACACGGCCGCGCGCACCGTCATCTCGATGCCCATTGACGGCAACCGGCAGAGTGCCGGGATCCTGCACGGCGGCGCTTCCGCGGCGCTGGCTGAGACGGCCGCCTCCTTCGCGGCACAGATTCATGCCCGCGAGACCAACCCCGGTAAGCCGGCCTTTGCCGTCGGCACCGAGCTGAATGCGTCCCACATCGGCGTCGGCCGCGAGGGGACCGTCACGGCGACCGCGACCGCGGTCCACCTCGGTCGTTCCTCCACGGTGCACACCGTTGAGATTCGCGACGAGGCCGACAGGCTCATCTCGGTCGCGCGGGTCACCAATCGAATCCTGGTGCGCCCACGTCACAAGTAG
- a CDS encoding ANTAR domain-containing response regulator produces MSEEQAEPRRVLVAEDEGLIRLDIVETLTQAGFEVVGEAADGEEAVELALELEPDLCVMDVKMPKMDGITAAEKILQELSCAVVMLTAFSQTELVERARDAGAMAYVVKPFSPSDLIPAVEIALSRHAEIESLEDQIADLSDRFETRKRVDRAKGLLMKNMGMSEPEAFRWIQKTSMDRRLSMREVADAVINQVDD; encoded by the coding sequence ATGAGTGAAGAGCAGGCTGAACCGCGCCGCGTCCTCGTCGCGGAGGACGAGGGGCTGATCCGTCTCGATATCGTTGAGACGCTCACCCAGGCGGGGTTTGAAGTCGTCGGCGAAGCGGCCGACGGTGAGGAAGCCGTCGAGCTGGCGTTGGAGCTCGAACCAGACCTGTGTGTGATGGATGTCAAGATGCCGAAGATGGATGGCATCACCGCGGCGGAGAAGATTCTGCAGGAGCTGTCGTGCGCGGTTGTCATGCTGACGGCATTCTCGCAGACTGAGCTTGTCGAGCGTGCCCGCGACGCCGGCGCGATGGCCTACGTGGTCAAGCCCTTTAGCCCCTCCGACCTGATTCCCGCCGTCGAGATTGCCCTCTCGCGTCACGCGGAGATCGAGTCGCTCGAGGATCAGATCGCCGATCTGAGCGATCGTTTTGAGACGCGCAAGCGGGTGGACCGGGCGAAGGGTCTGCTCATGAAGAACATGGGCATGAGTGAACCCGAGGCTTTCCGCTGGATCCAGAAGACCTCGATGGATCGGCGCCTGTCGATGCGGGAGGTGGCCGACGCGGTCATCAACCAGGTTGACGACTGA